One window of the Pseudarthrobacter sp. ATCC 49987 genome contains the following:
- a CDS encoding AAA family ATPase, protein MRIHRLEISAFGPFAGTEHIDFDRLSAHGLFLLNGPTGAGKTSVLDAICYALYGSVPGARQDGKRLRSDHAEAAAEPRVTCEFSARGRHFEVSRAPAWDKPSARGKNGFTVQQANTLLRERVDGEWIEKSGRNDEAGAEIADVLGMNREQFTRVVMLPQGDFAAFLRSKATDRLELLQSLFGTQRFEAVEQELGRKAQAARTEVASLNGQLELLLVQAEAETAALELDTEGAPDRADPDSFLTWLEANAATAAERRRAAALEAEVLRSDRLSARDAATARATRQARLAAAQRRRSEAEAAAPTVAAKNSQLGLHREAEVLGGQLQAVDSAGTAEEAAAAAMAAAVEELRAAALTDPELATLRNGTGDGGPDSRAGGSVGGAGLGEGSTVDAGTLRSALRGLSSLRAVLEERLPEETRLAGLRSRTARLRLDLARLEDDRTSGAAALTALRLESEALLAGLRPLEELAAEVQMRTKEAAAAEELLVLVRRYAEAGTACGAVAERHGRAREEYQDLRQRWLDLREERLANAAAELASQLQPGVPCSVCGSPDHPAPAPAAASALTVAEAEETAQHACEVAEAALVALERELADAQQDVAVLAAQGGNTAPDDATLEAALAKERAAEAHRAAAELAANRARQSRLDEEIAGAEEAQAAAASSIAHTGSTLTEVQEQAEALELALDKLRAGHPVLAARITALDGATAVLERADTARTRVEQAAARSAEARHQLELALPAAGFESADAARAVLLPAADAAALEAAVRAGQNEAARIEELFASEELVLAAHELETEGPLVEDLMEQLRADAAAAERSAREAELAAGLAEKSARTLGAIAANYAQLAEAGREPRERAALLAAVADAARGAGDNTYRMSLNSYVLAARLEQVAVAASERLIGMSDGRYTLQHTDARAARGQKSGLGLEVVDQWTGQRRDTATLSGGESFMASLALALGLADVVQQESGGVDIETLFVDEGFGSLDEQALEQVMDALEGLRDGGRVVGLVSHVGEMKQRISTQLQVVKGRNGSTLHIADDAQA, encoded by the coding sequence GTGAGGATCCATCGTCTCGAGATCTCCGCCTTCGGGCCTTTCGCCGGCACCGAACATATCGATTTTGACCGGCTGAGCGCGCACGGGCTGTTCCTGCTGAACGGTCCCACGGGAGCCGGCAAGACCAGCGTCCTGGACGCCATCTGCTACGCGCTCTACGGGTCGGTGCCCGGGGCGCGGCAGGACGGCAAGCGGCTGCGCAGCGACCACGCCGAGGCCGCAGCGGAGCCCCGGGTCACATGCGAATTCTCCGCCCGCGGCCGGCACTTCGAAGTCTCCCGCGCCCCCGCCTGGGACAAGCCCAGCGCCCGGGGCAAGAACGGCTTCACCGTGCAGCAGGCCAACACGCTGCTCCGCGAACGCGTCGACGGCGAATGGATTGAGAAGTCCGGCCGGAACGACGAGGCAGGCGCCGAGATCGCCGACGTCCTCGGCATGAACCGGGAACAGTTCACCCGTGTGGTGATGCTGCCGCAGGGCGACTTCGCGGCCTTCCTGCGGTCCAAGGCCACCGACCGCCTGGAGCTGCTCCAAAGCCTCTTCGGCACCCAGCGTTTCGAGGCCGTGGAACAGGAACTCGGCCGGAAGGCGCAGGCGGCCCGCACCGAGGTCGCCAGCCTGAACGGCCAGCTGGAGCTCCTGCTCGTCCAGGCGGAGGCCGAAACCGCCGCCCTGGAGCTCGACACGGAGGGTGCGCCGGACCGGGCTGATCCTGACTCCTTCCTGACCTGGCTGGAGGCCAACGCCGCCACCGCCGCGGAGCGGCGGCGCGCCGCCGCGCTGGAGGCGGAGGTGCTGCGCTCCGACCGCTTGTCCGCCAGGGACGCCGCGACGGCGCGTGCCACCCGCCAGGCCAGGCTGGCCGCGGCCCAACGCCGGCGCTCCGAGGCTGAGGCCGCCGCGCCCACAGTCGCCGCCAAGAACAGCCAGCTGGGCCTGCACCGTGAGGCCGAAGTGCTCGGCGGGCAACTGCAGGCCGTGGACAGCGCCGGAACGGCGGAGGAAGCGGCCGCCGCCGCCATGGCCGCTGCCGTGGAAGAACTGCGCGCCGCCGCCCTCACCGACCCCGAACTCGCCACGCTGCGGAACGGAACGGGTGACGGCGGCCCGGACTCACGGGCCGGCGGCTCCGTGGGCGGCGCCGGCCTCGGCGAAGGCTCCACCGTCGACGCCGGCACTTTGCGGTCGGCGCTGCGCGGACTGAGCTCATTGCGTGCGGTGCTGGAGGAACGGCTTCCCGAGGAAACCAGGCTTGCCGGACTACGGAGCCGCACCGCCCGGCTTCGCCTGGACCTGGCCCGGCTGGAAGACGACCGGACCTCCGGGGCTGCTGCCCTGACCGCCCTGCGCCTGGAATCAGAGGCCCTTCTCGCCGGACTGCGTCCGCTCGAAGAACTCGCCGCCGAAGTGCAGATGCGGACGAAGGAAGCAGCGGCCGCGGAGGAGTTACTAGTTCTGGTCCGCCGCTACGCCGAGGCCGGGACGGCCTGCGGTGCCGTTGCGGAACGCCATGGCCGCGCCCGGGAGGAGTACCAGGACCTGCGCCAGCGCTGGCTGGACCTGCGCGAGGAACGGCTGGCCAATGCTGCCGCGGAGCTCGCGTCCCAGTTGCAGCCCGGCGTCCCGTGTTCGGTGTGCGGCAGCCCTGACCATCCGGCGCCCGCCCCCGCCGCGGCTTCGGCGCTGACCGTGGCCGAGGCCGAAGAGACCGCGCAGCACGCCTGCGAGGTGGCGGAGGCCGCCCTCGTGGCGCTCGAACGCGAACTCGCCGATGCCCAGCAGGACGTCGCCGTGCTGGCGGCCCAAGGCGGCAACACGGCGCCCGACGACGCCACGCTCGAGGCCGCCCTGGCCAAAGAACGCGCCGCGGAAGCGCACCGCGCGGCGGCGGAGCTTGCCGCCAACCGTGCACGGCAGTCCCGGTTGGACGAGGAGATCGCCGGGGCCGAGGAGGCCCAGGCGGCCGCGGCGTCCAGCATCGCCCACACCGGGTCCACCCTCACTGAAGTCCAGGAGCAGGCCGAGGCCCTGGAACTGGCCCTCGACAAACTCCGGGCGGGCCACCCGGTCCTGGCAGCCCGCATCACAGCGCTCGACGGCGCCACGGCCGTGCTGGAACGCGCCGATACGGCCCGGACCCGGGTGGAACAGGCCGCCGCACGTTCCGCGGAAGCCCGGCACCAACTGGAGCTGGCGCTTCCTGCCGCCGGCTTCGAGTCCGCGGACGCGGCCCGGGCCGTGCTGCTTCCGGCCGCCGACGCCGCGGCACTCGAAGCTGCCGTCCGCGCCGGGCAGAACGAAGCGGCCCGGATTGAGGAGCTCTTTGCCAGCGAGGAACTTGTCCTGGCGGCGCACGAGCTCGAAACAGAAGGACCCCTCGTCGAGGACCTCATGGAACAGCTCCGCGCAGACGCTGCCGCGGCGGAACGCTCAGCCCGGGAAGCGGAACTCGCGGCCGGCCTTGCGGAAAAATCCGCGCGGACGCTCGGCGCTATCGCCGCGAACTATGCGCAGCTTGCGGAGGCAGGACGGGAACCGCGGGAACGGGCGGCACTGCTGGCCGCCGTCGCCGACGCGGCCCGCGGTGCGGGAGACAACACCTACCGCATGAGCCTGAACAGCTACGTGCTCGCCGCCCGGCTCGAACAGGTGGCCGTCGCTGCCTCGGAACGGCTCATCGGCATGAGCGACGGCCGCTACACCCTGCAGCACACCGACGCCAGGGCGGCCCGCGGGCAGAAATCCGGGCTCGGCCTGGAGGTTGTGGACCAGTGGACCGGGCAGCGCCGGGACACCGCAACGCTCTCCGGCGGTGAGTCCTTTATGGCCTCACTCGCTCTGGCTCTCGGCCTTGCGGACGTGGTGCAGCAGGAATCCGGCGGTGTCGACATTGAGACGCTGTTCGTGGACGAGGGATTCGGCAGCCTCGACGAACAGGCGCTCGAGCAGGTCATGGATGCCCTGGAGGGGCTTCGCGACGGCGGACGGGTGGTCGGCCTGGTGAGCCACGTGGGCGAAATGAAACAGCGCATCAGCACCCAGCTCCAGGTGGTCAAGGGACGCAACGGTTCCACCCTGCACATCGCCGACGACGCCCAGGCCTGA
- a CDS encoding MFS transporter, translating into MTLSTPPQAPVSAAPQFPDALPSRPGPDSAPGPGTLRATPRRGGRYARLPLLAGRGFIPLGLFARLPLAMLTVGALTLVTAVTGSYAVGGLSAGAVGIGSALGAPFLGALADRRGQRPVLVFAAVFNTVAVIALILAAYLVPGGPDLAAAVPVLAAAIVAGASCPQVGPLARVRWMALTSRGGREANPADLDTALSYESTADELTFVLGPALVGILASLIAPWLPLALAAALTITFVPAFAVHPTHHAVVRTPARTAAGAARAKQLRASLSAGQRAGAFTAVALPVLAMVCMGTFFGSTQTALSSFSASFATSELAGLLYAVMGLSSAAAALSVAYWPQRFTAHARWLACAALLAGLALLLLLPSTALPMVLVLLVLGLPVGPLMVTVFAIGGLVAPAGKLGTVMTALASGIVAGTAIGSSVAGQLAQNHGYSTAFVVPVWAAAALFLLGTAAAAVLRQRNRTASAAA; encoded by the coding sequence ATGACCCTTTCAACGCCTCCCCAGGCGCCCGTTTCCGCGGCGCCCCAGTTCCCTGACGCCCTTCCTTCCCGTCCCGGGCCCGACTCCGCGCCGGGACCCGGCACTCTGCGCGCGACGCCCCGCAGGGGCGGGCGGTACGCCCGCTTGCCGCTCCTCGCCGGACGAGGCTTTATCCCGCTCGGGCTTTTTGCCCGCCTCCCGCTCGCCATGCTCACCGTCGGGGCCCTCACCTTGGTCACCGCTGTCACCGGCTCCTATGCCGTCGGCGGCCTGTCAGCCGGCGCGGTGGGCATTGGCTCGGCGCTCGGTGCCCCCTTCCTCGGCGCGCTGGCGGACCGGCGGGGCCAACGCCCGGTGCTGGTGTTCGCCGCCGTGTTCAACACGGTCGCCGTCATCGCCCTGATCCTCGCCGCCTACCTGGTCCCGGGCGGGCCGGACCTCGCCGCCGCCGTCCCCGTCCTGGCGGCCGCTATCGTGGCCGGGGCCAGCTGCCCGCAGGTGGGGCCGCTGGCCCGGGTCCGCTGGATGGCCCTGACTTCCCGCGGCGGCCGCGAAGCCAACCCCGCGGACCTGGACACAGCACTGTCCTACGAAAGCACCGCCGACGAATTGACCTTCGTCCTGGGCCCCGCACTCGTGGGCATCCTCGCCAGCCTGATCGCACCATGGCTGCCCCTCGCCCTCGCCGCGGCCCTCACCATCACGTTCGTCCCGGCGTTTGCCGTGCACCCCACCCACCACGCAGTGGTCCGGACGCCGGCGCGGACAGCAGCCGGCGCCGCCCGGGCGAAACAGCTCCGGGCTTCCCTGTCTGCCGGACAGCGTGCGGGCGCCTTCACCGCCGTCGCGCTTCCCGTACTGGCCATGGTCTGCATGGGAACATTCTTCGGCTCGACCCAGACCGCGCTGAGTTCCTTCTCCGCCAGCTTCGCCACCTCCGAGCTGGCCGGCCTGCTCTACGCGGTGATGGGCCTGAGCTCCGCCGCGGCGGCCCTGTCCGTGGCGTACTGGCCCCAGCGGTTCACAGCGCACGCCCGCTGGCTCGCCTGCGCGGCACTGCTGGCAGGACTTGCGCTGCTGCTGTTGCTGCCCTCGACCGCGCTTCCCATGGTCCTCGTGCTCCTGGTCCTCGGCCTGCCGGTCGGACCACTCATGGTCACGGTGTTCGCAATCGGCGGACTCGTCGCCCCGGCCGGAAAACTCGGCACGGTCATGACTGCGCTGGCGAGCGGCATCGTCGCCGGCACCGCAATCGGCTCGTCCGTGGCGGGGCAGCTGGCGCAGAACCACGGCTACTCCACCGCGTTTGTGGTGCCGGTATGGGCGGCCGCGGCGCTTTTCCTGCTCGGAACTGCAGCCGCCGCCGTGCTCCGGCAACGGAACAGGACGGCGTCAGCGGCCGCTTGA
- a CDS encoding IclR family transcriptional regulator: MTPTAGSAQASPSQTLSRGIRALEILADAQHPLTIAELADAMGVHRSVAYRILRTLEDHSLLVRDDRGRVQPGPGLAVLARGVSRNLQTAALPELTQLANALTMSAFVAVWDHEDCVTLVTVDPRHTGAAVVQHPGSRHPISAGAPGIAIQSALSEQEWAAAAPGIPYRAEAAEARRRGYSASHDEVISGVSSLAVPIRVPGGRPAALAVVYIRAAQDPEEVAAALTASARRIESQLG, encoded by the coding sequence ATGACCCCGACCGCCGGCAGCGCCCAGGCTTCCCCGTCCCAGACGTTGTCGCGCGGCATCCGCGCCCTGGAAATCCTGGCCGACGCCCAGCACCCGCTGACCATCGCCGAACTCGCCGACGCGATGGGGGTGCACCGTTCCGTGGCCTACCGCATCCTCCGCACCCTCGAGGACCACTCCCTGCTGGTGCGCGACGACCGCGGCCGGGTCCAGCCCGGCCCGGGCCTCGCCGTCCTCGCCCGCGGGGTGTCGCGGAACCTGCAGACGGCGGCCCTGCCCGAGCTCACCCAGCTCGCGAATGCGCTGACGATGAGCGCTTTCGTCGCCGTCTGGGACCACGAGGACTGCGTCACCCTGGTGACCGTGGATCCGCGGCACACCGGGGCCGCGGTGGTCCAGCATCCGGGCTCCCGGCATCCGATCAGTGCCGGCGCCCCCGGCATCGCAATCCAGTCGGCCCTGTCAGAACAGGAATGGGCCGCCGCCGCGCCCGGCATCCCCTACCGGGCCGAAGCGGCCGAGGCTCGCCGCCGCGGTTATTCCGCCAGCCACGACGAGGTCATCTCCGGCGTCTCCTCCCTGGCCGTCCCCATCCGGGTTCCGGGCGGGCGGCCGGCGGCGCTCGCCGTCGTATATATCCGCGCCGCCCAGGATCCCGAGGAAGTGGCCGCTGCCCTGACCGCTAGCGCCCGGCGCATCGAAAGCCAGCTGGGCTGA
- a CDS encoding flavin reductase family protein encodes MIAKPRTEPVPVVPGRMSGPRSHQFRGSLGRFATGVAIVTFDGVTKRHGITVNSFTSVSMDPPLVLVSIARAAKAHDELAGRPFSVNILGAEQRQLAMHFAGRPGPEPLWAEGETAPRLSNVLAYFECKPWAAYDGGDHTLYIGEVVDFNYRNGDALAFANGTFTTIPESLLGMEDLL; translated from the coding sequence ATGATTGCCAAGCCCCGCACCGAGCCCGTTCCGGTTGTTCCGGGCCGTATGTCCGGGCCCCGGTCCCACCAATTCCGCGGCAGCCTGGGCAGGTTCGCCACCGGTGTCGCGATCGTGACGTTCGACGGCGTCACGAAGCGCCACGGCATCACCGTCAATTCCTTCACCTCGGTGTCCATGGATCCGCCGCTCGTGCTTGTCAGCATCGCCCGCGCCGCGAAGGCCCACGACGAGCTCGCCGGCCGTCCCTTCTCTGTCAACATCCTTGGTGCGGAGCAGCGGCAGCTTGCCATGCACTTCGCCGGCCGTCCCGGGCCCGAGCCGCTCTGGGCCGAGGGCGAAACAGCACCGCGGCTATCCAATGTCCTCGCCTACTTTGAATGCAAGCCCTGGGCGGCGTACGACGGCGGCGACCACACGCTCTACATCGGCGAGGTGGTGGACTTCAACTACCGCAACGGCGATGCCCTGGCCTTCGCGAACGGCACCTTCACGACCATCCCGGAAAGCCTGCTGGGCATGGAAGACCTGCTCTGA